The Chitinispirillales bacterium DNA window TCAACGGCGGAAATGCGATAGTTCCGCTTGATAAAAATCTTTCGTCGGCGAATTTGGACTTGCTGATTAAGGATAGCGAAGCGGTCGTTCTCATTTATTCGGACGATTTTGTCGATGTCGCGCAAAAAATTAAAACCGATAAACTGCGTCTGAAGTTTAATATAAAAACGGATATTGCCGAAATGGTCGAAACCGGAAAAAAACTCTTAGACGAAAATTCCGAATATGCAAAGGAATTTATCGACTATAAGTTAGACAACGAAAAACTTGCGGCGATAATTTATACTTCCGGAACGACCGGTATTTCAAAAGGCGTTATGCTTTCGCACAAAAGCATGATGACAGACGTAGGCGTAGGAGTAAAATATGTCGAAATATTCGGCAGGCAGTTATTGGTTTTGCCGCTGCATCATTCGTTTTCGTTTACCGCCTGCATATTGGCGGGGCATTATTTCGGCTGTGACATAGTCATAAACAAGTCGCTTAAAAACGTTGTTAGCGACTTGCAAAAATACAAACCTAACTGCATTTTACTTGTGCCGCTTTTTGTTGAAACCTTTTACAAAAAAATTTGGCAGAGCGCAACGAAGCAAAAGAAAGACAAATTGCTCAAAAACATGATAAAAATAAGCAATTTTTTACTTAAATTCCATATTGATTTGCGGAGAATAATTTTCAAACAAGTTCTTACGTCGGCGTTTGGCGGAAATTTGGACGTGATAATTACCGGCGGCGCGCCTATTGACGAAAAATATATGAAAGGTTTCCGTGAATTGGGTGTAAATATTATGAACGGGTACGGGATTACGGAATGTTCGCCGATTGTCGCCGTCAGTAGAAACGGGTATTACAGAGACGGAAGCGTAGGTTTGGTTCTTACCGAAACAAAAGTGAAAATCTTAGAGCCGGACGAGGACGGCTACGGTGAAATCTGCGTTCAGGGCGATATTGTCATGCTGGGATATTACAACAATCCCGAAGCGACTAAAGAGGCGTTTTTTGAGGATTCCGACGGAAAGTGGTTTAGAACCGGCGATATAGGAAAAATAGATAAAGACAACTTTTTATTTATCAGCGGACGCAAAAAGAACTTGATAATTTTAAACAACGGCGAGAACGTTTCGCCCGAAGAATTGGAACAGGAAATTTTAAGCGAATTTGAGTATGTTAAAGAGGTGATATGTTTTCAGGAAGACAACTTAATTACGGCGGAAGCGTTTTTCGACAAAGAATACATTGAAACGACAGGAACGCAGAATATAAATTACGGCGAAAAATTTCAAAAAGATATTGTGGAATTTAACAGGAAACAGCCCCCGCAAAAAAATATAGGGAAAGTACTTGTGCGCGACATAGAATTTCCGAAAACTACGACGCAGAAAATTAAAAGGAATTACAAATAAAGAGGAGGGATCAAACTATGATTGAAAAACTACAGCAGATTATTCGAGAAGCGAAAGGCGATGAAAAAATTAACATTACGCCGGAGACGGTTTTGCTTACGGATTTGAAATTGGATTCGTTTGACGTCGCTCAATTAGTAAACGAAATTGAAATCGGGTTTGGTATTAAAGTCGAAGATCGCGATATCAACGAATTAAAGACGATTAAAAACATTCTTGACTATATTGAGCGTAAGAAAAAGTAAGAAAAAAGGCGCTTTCCTCCTATTTTATGTAAATTTCTTCAATGTTGTGAGTCAGCGATTCCATTGAATTTAGGCGAGAAGTGAGATGAATGTTGCCGAATTTGTTTTGCAGTCCCAGAATTACCTCGTCCATAGGGAGATAAACAAAATGGCATTGTTCTTTGTCGATATTTTGCCACTCAAAATAGAGTTTTGCGCGTTTTTCATCATTTGTTTCCTTAACCGCTTCTTCAAAAATTTCGGAGATTCGCAGTTCGTAATCACGGTCGATTTTGGGAATGTTTTTTCCGTTTTTATCCTGCCGTTGCGGATTTATCTGGTATCGAGGCGATGACGGAATGTTCGTTTCTTTTCCAAAATGCGGATCGACTATTCCACCCAAAGAATATGCGGCGATGTCCCAGTTGTAAGTGTTGTAAATCCGCGAAATCATCGTGTTGAACTCGACAAAATCCAAATGTACCTTGAATCCTAATTGTTCCAAATCTTTTCGTACGATGCCGAACATTCGCGAAATACGTTCGACTCCCGCCGTTGTCGTAATTGTAAATTCAATCGGATTTCCCAAATCGTCTTTGCGAATACCGTCGCCGTTTCTGCTGTAGCCTATCGAATTTAGTAGCGAATCCGCTTTTTGCAGGTCGTAATAATATTGCTTCAAATTCGGGTCGGAATATTTTCCTTTATGATTTCCCCAAACGCCGCCGGGCATATAGGCGAGCCCGTTGAATACAATTCTTATTATCTCGTCGTAATTTATCGCATAGGCGCAAGCTTGGCGAAATTCTTTCGTGCGAAACCATTTTTGTTTTTTTGGATCAAGAAAATATTTGCCGGTTTTCTCGTCAATCTGGTTGTTCTGATTGAACACAAAAAATCGGTCGTACCAGCGGGGGCCTACGCGGTAAAGTTTGTAATTTCCTTCAAATTCTTTAGGTTTGAGAATCGGATAATGTTCTCCGCTCAGCATATAGTGATCGATTTTACCGCTTTGAAACATCATAGTTTGCATATTCGGCTCTTGAATTATTGCAAATCTGACGGCGTCAAGGTATGGCAGACGGTTGTTTTCAGCGTCTTTTTTCCAATAGTAAGGATTTTTCGCAAGAATTATTTGCTGTCCCAATTCAACTTTTGAAAGCATAAAAGGTCCTGAACCTACAACGTTTTTTACATTCGTTCCGCTTGATAAAAACGACTCTAAAGTTCCGTCTTTTGCATACTTTTCGTATAAATGTTTCGGCATAATCGACATTCCTACAACGGTCAGAAACGGCGCAAACGGCGTGGGAAGTTCAAAGATCACGGAAAAGCTGTCGGCGGCGGAAACGTTTATTTTTTTCCCGTCAACGCGGAAATTGTAGTTCAGCGGAGAATTTAATTTTTCGTTATAGACAATATCGTTAAAAGTAAAAAGCACGTCTGCGCTTGAAAGTTTTACGCCGTCTGAGAAATACACGTCGTTTCGTAAATAAAACTTCCACGTCAAGCCGTCGTCCGATACGTCCCAATTTTTTGCGATGTTGGGTTTGTGTTCCAAATCCACTGCGTTTGTCGCAACCAAGCCTTCAAAAATTAACCCCAAAACTTCCATCGAATAGCCCGAATTGGTCAACGCCGGGCAAAATCCGTCGGGATCTGACGAAAGCGCAAGATTTATCGTTTCTCCATATTTTCCTATTTCCGGAACAAACGCTTTTCCCGCACTGTCCAACTGCGATAAAGAGTACTGCGGCGAAACCTGCGGTTTACTCGACTGTTTTTGATTGCAGCCCGCACAAATTATTAGGATTATTGCAAGGACAAAAAATTTCTTCATAAAAACTTCCTTTAATCGACGTTTTATCTTCGGCAGAAAATAATTTATGTTTGGAGGAACTATGATTACGAACATAGATTACGCATTATTTGTATTTTTTAATACGGCGTTTTCAAATCCGTTTTTTGATTTGATATTTCCGGTTATTACCAAAGAATCAAATTTAATGTATTCGTTTTTTATCGCATTGGCGGTGTATGTGGCAGTTTCAAAAGACAAAATTCTTGCAGCCAAAAGAGCGGGAATAGCGATACTTCTTTTTGTAATATCCGACGCGTTTTCGCATAGAATATTGAAAGCGTTTTTTGAGCGTCCGCGTCCGTGTAATTCAAATTATTTTGTAAACGGCGTTCATGTAATGTTTCCGCAATGCCATTTTTTGCTTGGGCGAAGAGGGGCGTTTTCGTTTCCGAGTAATCATGCGGTAAACCTGTCTGCCATAGCGCTTCTTTGGTCGATTTGGTGTCCGAAAGCAAAATATATTTTCATTTCCATAGCGTTGTTTTTAATTTTTACGCGCGTTTATTGCGGAGTTCATTATCCGCTTGATTTGTTTTTCGGAACGGTCTTCGGAGCGGCTTTCGGCTATATGGCTTATATAGGTACAAAACCGCTTTTATATAATTCTAAAAAAGATTCAAATTGACGCTCTTGACGCTCGCTTTAAATTACGAATAAATTCTTTTTTATCGCTTAAAATCCTATACGATTCCAATATCTTTTGAAGCGTTTTATTTCTTATCCAAGCGTTCATTTCTTTCTTATTCAGTTCGTTCGTCGTCTTGTCAAAAAAATCTCGCGCCGACTCGGCGTAGAGCCATGCGACAGCCATTTTTACGTAGTATCCATCGTGTTTTATTTTTCGTAAATTTTCAAAGACCCAATCGATTTTGGTTTCACTTATAAAATGATGAAGCATAAAAACGACTCCGAATCTAACGACAAATTCTTTTTGTGAAACGATACATTCTTCAACAAATTCTGCCCATAAATTCTCGTTTGTTTTTTCAAAGTTTTTAATCATTATCGCGCTGTCTATCAATGCCCAACTATCTACAAATTCGAGATAAATTTTTATCGCTTTAATTTTTTCTTCGTCAGGAAGTTTTGAATAACTTATAATAATTCCGCATACGAAAACCTCTTCGTAAACGTTTTTGTCGCAATTCTCAATAACGGAAATCAAATTTTCAAACGATAAATTTTTTGACAGATCTTTTGCAATTTTTCGCATATCGGGGACGCGAGCGCCTATAATCTTTTTCTTGGAGACTAATATGTTTTTACTGAAATCGACAAAATCTTTTGAGTTTTCATCGGCAAGAAAATTTAATTTCTCTCTTATTTTTTCATTTATTTCACACATGCTTTTTCCACGCTTGTTTTTAACGCTTAATAAATTATAAAACTACTTTCTCACGCCGAATTTCGTGTAATACCTGTAAGTGTTTTTGTCTGCGCCTTTACATTCGACTATCGCCAAATACATACCGTTTGCCACTGCTCTGCCTGAAGCATTGCTAAGATTCCAGACGACTGACGCCTTGTTATGCACAGTTTCTTCAAATACAACGTTTCCGACATTATCAAAAATTACAACTTTGAGTTGCTTCACCTTGGCGTTGTCCGGAAGTACCGCGCAAATCTGCACCGTCTGCGACACAATGTTCCCCGGAAGAAGTTTTATGCCAAGACGTTCATCAGTGTCCTTGGCAGACTTCACCGCAACGTTCTCTCCCTTGTACACTGCCGCTACTGTTACGGAGAAGTCGGGCATGGTAAAAGTAGTGCTCTCGCCGTATATGTTTGCCAAAGTTATATTGTCGTAGGTTTCCCAACGGTCAAACACATCGCCGTCAGACGCCGGATTAGCCGTTATCATTACAATATCTTCGGCAAAATAAGTGCCGCCGCCACTGCCGTTGTTTACAAATACCGTTTGTCCCTGCGCCTCAATTACTTCTACCGTAAAAGTTCCTACGTTTATTTGAACCGAACCGGCACTTACATTACAGTAGTAGTAATGTTCTCCCACTGCCAAAGATGACGGAAGTGCGTAAGACTTGCTTGTCGCCCCGTTAATTACTTCCCATTTATTTTCTTTTTCATTATGCAGATGCCACTTATAGGTAATGCTTGCACCTCCCGTTACACTTGCCTCAATCAATAAACTTTGTGTGATTTTACCGACGGTTACGGTAGTCGTGTCTGCAGGCTGTGTATCTATTGAGAGTGTTACCGTTTGTGAGGGGTCTTTCACCGTTACTATCGCCGCATTGCTTTTGCGCGTTGCAGTTTGTACTCCGCTTGCGCTTGAGTTGGTATTGGTTACTTCAACATAATAATAATATGTCCCTATTGTAGCGGTAGGGCAAGAATAGGTTGAAGCAGTTGCGCCGGTAATCTTTGTGCCGCCGTTGTTATCCGAAAATGTATTGCTGTACCATTGATAAGTAAGGTTCCCTCCGTCGCCCACACTTGCGGACGCCGACAGACTGTGTGTCGCATTTTGGTTTACGGTAACACTTGCCGGATGTGTGGAAATTGTCGGTGTTTCGGCATTGGTTACCAGCGTATTGCCTACCTGAAAGTTAACGCTTGCAGGTTTTCCGTTGTTAGATATTCTCCAAACATTACTGTCGGTTGGTTTGCTGACTACCATCAGGCGATACGCCCCTTCCTGAACAGTGTTTGACAATTTGCAACTTACGGTTATATCCGACAATGAGGCGCCTAACTTGCCGATACCAAAGGTATTATATACCACTCCCCCTGATGTCCATTTGTATCCGATTCTCTCTACAATATTGCCAACGTTATCAACCAGCGCTACATTAAACTCTCCACCCGGGAAAGCGTCCCCGCCAACACTTTTCAATGTATCAAAATATACCGTAATCTCCTCGCCGTGCACAGCCTTGGTTTTATTGGATCTTAAATTCACCGTTGCCAGTTCGTAATTCCCTAAAGATTTACCGTTCGGCTTAATGCCATACACCATCTTGGTAACAGGATTAATGCTACTATTAACAGGATTTTTAGCCGCCTTAACTTGAAACCATCCGCCGGCGGAACTGCCGCCGAGGCTGCCATAACCCCAATTTACATGAATTTGTTTATCGGAAGGGTCATATCCGTCAACCAGGTAACTATGACCGCCGCCTTCGGCAATTATCGGACGATTGTTATTTATTTCATTCACTATAATGTCTAACCACTGTTCATCCGTATATTGAGCATTTTTAATAATGAATTTCATAGAAGAACCGTCATAATCAAAATAATCTCTCAATGCAGGCAGTATATCAGAATCGTAAGCGCCACTTCCTACAGACCCGCAGAACCAATCCATCTTAACGCTTACTGCGGCATGAAACAATAATTTTGCCATAGCGTTTTGCTGCACGGTTCCGCTGTTGTTGGGATAAGCGTCATTACACCCCCCGCTGACAGTAATTTTGCCGTCATAAGGATATTTGTCCAGCATATTATTATAATCATAAGTTCCTGCTTGGCTTACGGTTACGGCGGACATTTGAATTTTTGCCGCACCGGACGTATATCCCGGAATATCTTTTGTGATTTGGGCGGGATGTTTCCAATATCTCATTACTTGCCCCATTGAGACGGCGATACAACCCGCAAAAGCTCTTATTAATACGCCGTTTGGGCAAGATTGCCCCATACCGTCGGTTTTCCTTTTCGGAGTGAGCAAATTAAACGGCTCCCATTGGTCCCATTCTGATTTTACCAGAAATTCCTTCGCCCTGACTTCCCCTCTGATTTGGGGTGAGCCGTTTAAGTATTTTTCCCACAGTAATTCTGTTTCTGCGTCCTGCTGTTTGTTTTCTATAGCCTCATTTATTTGCGCTTCATAACAACTCAAAAACCATTGAAACGGAGGAGGCAAATTATTCTCGTCGAAATTTCCGCTGTCGGTTTCTCCCAAAACGGGCGTTGCTACGTCATTTGCCGAAACGATTATAAAACCGTTTCCATCTCCTTTATTAAAAATGAAAAACGGCGCTACGTCTCTTTTTCGCTTTACGGAAGCTAGCTGCACCCGATTCTTTCCGGATTGCTGCAAATAATTGTTCGCAACCTTTTGCGCCGTCTCAAAACTTACCGGTTCGCCCACAGTGAAACCGAAACATAACAATACGATATAAAACACTCTTTTGTCCATATTATCCTCACTCTCTCATATTTAGCCGACAGACAAATCACCTGTCGGCATTAAATAACCGTCTTTCCAAAACTACTTTTTTACACCGAATTTTGTGTAATACCTGTAAGTTTTTTTATCGGCGCCTTTGCATTCGACTAACGCCAAATAAGTACCTGCCGCGACCGCACGCTTGTTATTGTTACGCAAATCCCATTTTATTTTGTCGTTATCGTCTTTTGCCGAAAGCTGCCGCTCTAAAGAACGCACTGCATTCCCAAGATTATCGAAAATCGTCAGTTTGGCAAAATACTTTCCTGCAGGCGCTTTCACAATAAATTCCGCAAAATCGCCGATAACAGGATTTTTGGTAATAATAATTCCATTCGTACCGTCAAAACTCTCGATTCCGCTTATGCCTGTGTCGTCATCAATCCATTTTGCGTAAAGCGTCGTGTCGCTGACAATAACGCTGTTTTCCGTCCATTCCGTCTCAAAATCTTCGTCTGTAAACCAACCTGCAAACGTGAAACCGTCTTTCAGCATTTCGTCTTGCGGGTAAAACGAATTACTTTCCTCGACTTCTACATCCGCCACTGCGTTGCCGCCGTTTGAATTGAATGTAATTGTGTATTTCGGCTCTTCTTTCAAAAGTAAAGACACTGACTTCGTTTCTCCTATTAGCGTCCAATTGCCGTTGCCGCGTTTGGTTGCCAATTGCACCGTTACTGTCTGCAGGGAGCCTTCCGTAAAATATTTGGTAATGGTTCCGCTTTTGGGAGTGTTGTAATAAGTTCCTGGGGGATTACCGGATTTGCCGATTCCAACGCCGGCGCCAAAAGTGGTACTGATCGTATTACCGGTTGTAAAATCCGTCGAATCCAAAACCTGCTTAATACTCTTAATACTGTCTACGGACACAATTGCAAGTCCGACTTTTCCCAAAAAATCCGTCCCGTAATGCATTTTTGCCGAAAAGTCTGCGCTGATTGAAGACGCAGTCGTTGAAACGTCAAATTTGGTCACTTTAAGTATAGACGGAGCGTTGCCGTTTTGGTTGGGCATAATGTTTATCGTCATCCTTTCCGGAGTTCCTGCCGACGATGCCTTGTCTATCGCATACCAGCCATTACTGGAACCGCCATAGCCGTAATTCAAATGAATTAGGCTATTGTCCGGATCATATCCGTCAATAATAAAACTGTGATTCTGCCCATCGCAAATTATCGGCGAGTTGTTTTCTATCTGCCCGATAATCAAATCTTTCCAAATCTCGTCGGTAATTTGAGACGGATATTTGGAGACAATTCGCATAGTAGTCGAATCGTAATCAAAGAATCTGGCTAATGTCAGCGGCGTATCACGGTCGAATCCTGTGCTGGCGTCTGTACCCCAATTCATTTGCATTCCTAATGCGGTATGATACAGAAATTTCGCTACCTCGTTCTCCTGCGTCGTTCCGCTGTTATTCGGATAACCGCCGGATCCTTTGGAAGTATATTTATCCAGCATATTGTTATAGTCATATGTTTCGGCGCTAACATTAACTTCCGGCATTGATATTAAGTTTTTTCTTGATGTATATGCGGGAATCTTTTGTATGATTTTTTCAGGATATTCCCAATAATTCATTACCTGCCCCATCGAAACGGCAATACATCCCATCCAACTTCTTTTTTCACCAATCTGCGGAGCAAGAAGATTGTATGGTTCGCTCTGATTCCATTCGGTTTTTATCAGAAAATTCGCAGCTCTGATTCCCTCCCCCCCCCTTGTTTCGTTAGAACTTTTCAGATATTTTTCCCACAGCAACTTTGTTTCGCTATCCTGTTCCTTATTGTTTTTTACCGCTTCGTTGATATAGTTTTCATAATTTCCCAAAAGCCATACAAGAGCCGGAGGTAAATCGTTGTCGTTGAAATTTCCTTCGTCCGCATCTCCCAAAATGGGCGTTGCTACGTCGTTTGCCGAAACGATGACAAAGCCTTTGTCTTGCCCCATACTGAAAACAAAAAACGGCGAAGCGTCATTTTTTTGTTTGACTATGGTTAAATTCATCGGGCTTTTTCCTACCTGTCGTAAATAATTGTTAGCCGTCTTTTGCGCGATTTCAAAACTCACAGGCGAAGCAATCGTCGAAACGAAACACAATAGTAATACGATGTAAAACATTCT harbors:
- a CDS encoding AMP-binding protein, with product MARSTLKTTNKPYPLNKIRRFHDMRELVEYTGKKFGENNAFTYEDDNGVEVNVSFKRFRREIAALGASFYSKDIRNEKIALLGETSYLWILSYFAGVNGGNAIVPLDKNLSSANLDLLIKDSEAVVLIYSDDFVDVAQKIKTDKLRLKFNIKTDIAEMVETGKKLLDENSEYAKEFIDYKLDNEKLAAIIYTSGTTGISKGVMLSHKSMMTDVGVGVKYVEIFGRQLLVLPLHHSFSFTACILAGHYFGCDIVINKSLKNVVSDLQKYKPNCILLVPLFVETFYKKIWQSATKQKKDKLLKNMIKISNFLLKFHIDLRRIIFKQVLTSAFGGNLDVIITGGAPIDEKYMKGFRELGVNIMNGYGITECSPIVAVSRNGYYRDGSVGLVLTETKVKILEPDEDGYGEICVQGDIVMLGYYNNPEATKEAFFEDSDGKWFRTGDIGKIDKDNFLFISGRKKNLIILNNGENVSPEELEQEILSEFEYVKEVICFQEDNLITAEAFFDKEYIETTGTQNINYGEKFQKDIVEFNRKQPPQKNIGKVLVRDIEFPKTTTQKIKRNYK
- a CDS encoding acyl carrier protein produces the protein MIEKLQQIIREAKGDEKINITPETVLLTDLKLDSFDVAQLVNEIEIGFGIKVEDRDINELKTIKNILDYIERKKK
- a CDS encoding ABC transporter substrate-binding protein, yielding MKKFFVLAIILIICAGCNQKQSSKPQVSPQYSLSQLDSAGKAFVPEIGKYGETINLALSSDPDGFCPALTNSGYSMEVLGLIFEGLVATNAVDLEHKPNIAKNWDVSDDGLTWKFYLRNDVYFSDGVKLSSADVLFTFNDIVYNEKLNSPLNYNFRVDGKKINVSAADSFSVIFELPTPFAPFLTVVGMSIMPKHLYEKYAKDGTLESFLSSGTNVKNVVGSGPFMLSKVELGQQIILAKNPYYWKKDAENNRLPYLDAVRFAIIQEPNMQTMMFQSGKIDHYMLSGEHYPILKPKEFEGNYKLYRVGPRWYDRFFVFNQNNQIDEKTGKYFLDPKKQKWFRTKEFRQACAYAINYDEIIRIVFNGLAYMPGGVWGNHKGKYSDPNLKQYYYDLQKADSLLNSIGYSRNGDGIRKDDLGNPIEFTITTTAGVERISRMFGIVRKDLEQLGFKVHLDFVEFNTMISRIYNTYNWDIAAYSLGGIVDPHFGKETNIPSSPRYQINPQRQDKNGKNIPKIDRDYELRISEIFEEAVKETNDEKRAKLYFEWQNIDKEQCHFVYLPMDEVILGLQNKFGNIHLTSRLNSMESLTHNIEEIYIK
- a CDS encoding phosphatase PAP2 family protein, whose translation is MITNIDYALFVFFNTAFSNPFFDLIFPVITKESNLMYSFFIALAVYVAVSKDKILAAKRAGIAILLFVISDAFSHRILKAFFERPRPCNSNYFVNGVHVMFPQCHFLLGRRGAFSFPSNHAVNLSAIALLWSIWCPKAKYIFISIALFLIFTRVYCGVHYPLDLFFGTVFGAAFGYMAYIGTKPLLYNSKKDSN
- a CDS encoding DNA alkylation repair protein, translating into MCEINEKIREKLNFLADENSKDFVDFSKNILVSKKKIIGARVPDMRKIAKDLSKNLSFENLISVIENCDKNVYEEVFVCGIIISYSKLPDEEKIKAIKIYLEFVDSWALIDSAIMIKNFEKTNENLWAEFVEECIVSQKEFVVRFGVVFMLHHFISETKIDWVFENLRKIKHDGYYVKMAVAWLYAESARDFFDKTTNELNKKEMNAWIRNKTLQKILESYRILSDKKEFIRNLKRASRASI
- a CDS encoding C10 family peptidase, which produces MDKRVFYIVLLCFGFTVGEPVSFETAQKVANNYLQQSGKNRVQLASVKRKRDVAPFFIFNKGDGNGFIIVSANDVATPVLGETDSGNFDENNLPPPFQWFLSCYEAQINEAIENKQQDAETELLWEKYLNGSPQIRGEVRAKEFLVKSEWDQWEPFNLLTPKRKTDGMGQSCPNGVLIRAFAGCIAVSMGQVMRYWKHPAQITKDIPGYTSGAAKIQMSAVTVSQAGTYDYNNMLDKYPYDGKITVSGGCNDAYPNNSGTVQQNAMAKLLFHAAVSVKMDWFCGSVGSGAYDSDILPALRDYFDYDGSSMKFIIKNAQYTDEQWLDIIVNEINNNRPIIAEGGGHSYLVDGYDPSDKQIHVNWGYGSLGGSSAGGWFQVKAAKNPVNSSINPVTKMVYGIKPNGKSLGNYELATVNLRSNKTKAVHGEEITVYFDTLKSVGGDAFPGGEFNVALVDNVGNIVERIGYKWTSGGVVYNTFGIGKLGASLSDITVSCKLSNTVQEGAYRLMVVSKPTDSNVWRISNNGKPASVNFQVGNTLVTNAETPTISTHPASVTVNQNATHSLSASASVGDGGNLTYQWYSNTFSDNNGGTKITGATASTYSCPTATIGTYYYYVEVTNTNSSASGVQTATRKSNAAIVTVKDPSQTVTLSIDTQPADTTTVTVGKITQSLLIEASVTGGASITYKWHLHNEKENKWEVINGATSKSYALPSSLAVGEHYYYCNVSAGSVQINVGTFTVEVIEAQGQTVFVNNGSGGGTYFAEDIVMITANPASDGDVFDRWETYDNITLANIYGESTTFTMPDFSVTVAAVYKGENVAVKSAKDTDERLGIKLLPGNIVSQTVQICAVLPDNAKVKQLKVVIFDNVGNVVFEETVHNKASVVWNLSNASGRAVANGMYLAIVECKGADKNTYRYYTKFGVRK
- a CDS encoding C10 family peptidase, yielding MHIRMFYIVLLLCFVSTIASPVSFEIAQKTANNYLRQVGKSPMNLTIVKQKNDASPFFVFSMGQDKGFVIVSANDVATPILGDADEGNFNDNDLPPALVWLLGNYENYINEAVKNNKEQDSETKLLWEKYLKSSNETRGGEGIRAANFLIKTEWNQSEPYNLLAPQIGEKRSWMGCIAVSMGQVMNYWEYPEKIIQKIPAYTSRKNLISMPEVNVSAETYDYNNMLDKYTSKGSGGYPNNSGTTQENEVAKFLYHTALGMQMNWGTDASTGFDRDTPLTLARFFDYDSTTMRIVSKYPSQITDEIWKDLIIGQIENNSPIICDGQNHSFIIDGYDPDNSLIHLNYGYGGSSNGWYAIDKASSAGTPERMTINIMPNQNGNAPSILKVTKFDVSTTASSISADFSAKMHYGTDFLGKVGLAIVSVDSIKSIKQVLDSTDFTTGNTISTTFGAGVGIGKSGNPPGTYYNTPKSGTITKYFTEGSLQTVTVQLATKRGNGNWTLIGETKSVSLLLKEEPKYTITFNSNGGNAVADVEVEESNSFYPQDEMLKDGFTFAGWFTDEDFETEWTENSVIVSDTTLYAKWIDDDTGISGIESFDGTNGIIITKNPVIGDFAEFIVKAPAGKYFAKLTIFDNLGNAVRSLERQLSAKDDNDKIKWDLRNNNKRAVAAGTYLALVECKGADKKTYRYYTKFGVKK